TCTTGTCCACTTTTTACCGACCTGTTTTTTTGAATATATCTTAATTGACCTGTTCAGAGGTATAGGTAATCCCGGTAATTTGTCTGAGATTATTGGAATATTAGTTTCTAGTTTTTCAGTTTGCTTCTTGATCGTCCCAGGATCAACTCCTAATCGTCTAGCCTTCTCACGTAAGCCAAGCGTTTTATCTTTATTCAACTCTTTTAATTTATCTATCCATACCGGACCAAACTGTTTAATTCGTCCAATATGAAGCTTATCATTATCCTTAACATTAGAATCCGGCCCTCTTCTTGAGTAAGTAAACCCACATCCACAAATAAACGTTCCAACAGGCCTTCCCGTATTGTAACACCTTGTTACGCATACACTATCAATTACCTCTTCTCGATAATGCATTGCTACCTTATTCAAACATGGCCATGGCCCTTCGCCAAATGGATTAATAGAAGCTGTTCCGCTCTCCTCCTCATAGTTACCTAAATCAATTTTTAAATATATCTGTACAAGGAGGTGTCTTAGAGGATGTATGGCATGCCGGGGTTTTCGAAGCATTTTATGTAACCAGGTATGCTGTCTGTCTTCATCAATAGAACAACCAAGTGTATGTAGATAATCTTTACCATAAAAACTAATAAAGTCAGGTAGCAATTCTCGGAATTTAATATTCCCCCTTGCAGTTAACATCCCTCTCTGTGCCAATCTTTGAAGGTATTTTTTTCTTAAACTATCTTGGTTTATATACTGCTTATTCATTTGCAATAATTCAGTTGAACGCGTAGCTATCAAAAATTCATTTTCCCCACCTTGACGAGTTAACGAAGGTCGTTCATCATCTACTATTGACTCAAGCATGATAAACTCATGCTTATTTCTTCGTTGGGCATACAGAATCGAGGAAGAAACGAGAAA
This Paenibacillus sp. FSL R5-0345 DNA region includes the following protein-coding sequences:
- a CDS encoding TnsD family Tn7-like transposition protein, which produces MKEKGLSMIYFPPPFPDELLYSVLARYHARSGNENTKMTMRDLFGKKTVCAVTDFPGHLQPLHTLIPGNAISVATLLEEHTLLPYFQSFIPSERYTWVVEEMIYGEGQSIYMKMGLPPSGVIKPSYLRYCPECVELDRGEYGIAYWHRSHQLSGVAVCSTHNLFLVSSSILYAQRRNKHEFIMLESIVDDERPSLTRQGGENEFLIATRSTELLQMNKQYINQDSLRKKYLQRLAQRGMLTARGNIKFRELLPDFISFYGKDYLHTLGCSIDEDRQHTWLHKMLRKPRHAIHPLRHLLVQIYLKIDLGNYEEESGTASINPFGEGPWPCLNKVAMHYREEVIDSVCVTRCYNTGRPVGTFICGCGFTYSRRGPDSNVKDNDKLHIGRIKQFGPVWIDKLKELNKDKTLGLREKARRLGVDPGTIKKQTEKLETNIPIISDKLPGLPIPLNRSIKIYSKKQVGKKWTRVDWSARDELLAQEIDRVVNDVKKSNKHPVSKNEVGRLLNCSTMLRTKLDKLPCTSERLNMLTRKRVK